Proteins encoded within one genomic window of Halomonas sp. YLGW01:
- a CDS encoding M18 family aminopeptidase: MPNASPLDRLLDFLEHSPTPWHAVANMAAALDAAGYRRLDETAPWTLAPGERVYVTRNDSSIIALQLPKGRLEALRMIGAHTDSPGLHLKPHAAQRSAGWLQLGVQVYGGALLAPWFDRDLGLAGRVHLRRPDGRIEGVLLNVDRPVATVPSLAIHLDREANSNRSINPQTEMAAVLLQGGDSDDFHDLLRGWLEEQHGIQDAEPLDFELALYDTQPPARVGARGELIASARLDNLLSCFIGLEALLGCDGEQGALLVANDHEEVGSASASGAQGPFLSDVLRRVNAQLGEAGDEGFIRLIQASRMISCDNAHALHPNFTDKHDAGHGPAINGGPVIKINASQRYATNSATSALFHDLCREAEVPVQSFVTRADMGCGSTIGPITATELGVPTLDVGVAQWGMHSIRETAGSDDAERLTRVLTAYLNRPALV; this comes from the coding sequence ATGCCTAACGCTTCCCCCCTGGATCGCCTGCTCGACTTTCTCGAGCATTCCCCCACTCCCTGGCATGCGGTCGCCAACATGGCCGCTGCGCTCGACGCCGCCGGCTATCGCCGCCTGGACGAGACAGCTCCCTGGACGCTGGCGCCCGGTGAGCGGGTCTATGTGACCCGTAACGATTCCTCGATCATCGCCCTGCAGCTGCCCAAGGGGCGGCTCGAGGCGCTGCGCATGATCGGCGCCCATACCGACAGCCCCGGGTTGCACCTGAAGCCTCACGCCGCTCAGCGCAGTGCCGGCTGGCTGCAGCTGGGGGTTCAGGTCTACGGCGGCGCCTTGCTGGCGCCCTGGTTCGATCGTGACCTGGGCCTCGCCGGCCGGGTGCACCTGCGCCGCCCGGATGGTCGAATCGAAGGGGTGCTGCTCAACGTCGACCGACCGGTGGCCACGGTGCCGAGCCTGGCGATTCATCTGGATCGCGAGGCCAACAGCAACCGCTCCATCAATCCTCAGACCGAGATGGCGGCGGTTTTGTTGCAGGGCGGCGACAGCGATGACTTCCATGACCTGCTGCGGGGCTGGCTCGAGGAACAGCATGGTATCCAGGACGCCGAGCCGCTGGACTTCGAGCTGGCGCTCTACGACACCCAGCCGCCGGCTCGGGTGGGCGCGCGGGGCGAGCTGATTGCCAGCGCCCGGCTCGACAATCTGTTGTCGTGCTTCATCGGCCTGGAGGCGTTGCTCGGATGCGACGGCGAGCAGGGCGCGCTGCTGGTGGCCAACGACCACGAGGAGGTGGGCAGCGCCAGCGCGTCCGGGGCCCAGGGGCCCTTCCTTAGCGACGTGCTGCGCCGGGTCAATGCGCAGCTCGGCGAGGCCGGCGATGAGGGCTTCATTCGCCTGATCCAGGCATCAAGAATGATCTCCTGCGACAATGCCCACGCGCTGCACCCGAACTTCACCGACAAGCATGATGCCGGTCACGGTCCTGCCATCAACGGCGGCCCGGTGATCAAGATCAACGCCAGCCAGCGCTACGCCACCAACAGTGCCACCTCGGCGCTGTTTCATGACCTGTGTCGGGAAGCCGAGGTGCCGGTGCAGAGCTTCGTGACCCGGGCCGACATGGGCTGTGGCAGCACCATCGGGCCGATCACGGCGACAGAGCTCGGTGTGCCGACTCTCGATGTGGGCGTCGCCCAGTGGGGCATGCACTCGATCCGCGAGACCGCCGGCAGTGACGACGCCGAGCGGCTGACCCGGGTGCTGACCGCCTACCTCAACCGCCCCGCGCTGGTCTGA
- the flhF gene encoding flagellar biosynthesis protein FlhF, whose product MSVKRFFGANSREAMQQVRASLGDDALILANRPVDGGVEVLALADEAATSMTEQAVAAEAMQPAVRRQGVAEPEPARRDSYSGVVSATPPAADAPAASSAASSAPPEDFAALSQQLLGEMQEMRELLGHQDAGRAGPSAELHWQLLAAGIGHALAGELLAGRPAELADAPADQARAWLERQLAARLKVAPRAEALLDEGGVLALVGPTGVGKTTTTAKLAARYVMRHGPERVVLVTTDAYRIGAQDQLRIYAELMGVEMHALEADRPLESLLPQLVDKHLVLVDTVGMSQRDRRLLEQIAHLRGDSRAVRLVLLLNAASQGETIDEVVTTYLKTARAMGGRLEDAILTKQDEAARLGGALDTLIRHGLTLHFVSHGQRVPEDLAVADGAALIGEALEVGGASPFASPRGIEPPSGGSPGGAALFGQARAMGALWRLLDERVPGFGTLADAWALGSLPSRLQGERLAPLYERVPMTSTSLLWARASTLPGEDWMLPHLALDATGRPLAQPFPEHRLVAGQGERMAWAETTLGVSAHLLPRLPDARLRAWLEARGSGWLSQAQANSRVRYRGERLALSALVTEARALPPVSLRYRGQTVSVSIARLAVRCTGPGEGEPMWAWFAEVHGQDSGAVLTRRYAMSPAWWPAERGRSALLEQLAADELPTLARHAARELAGTGPLAIDGELRTFMAGGIAALAMHLEQAEDDWAMDARAQLLRLAGGRRPRRARTLLDGLIQVLEAREAMRHFAEQEAW is encoded by the coding sequence ATGAGTGTGAAACGCTTTTTCGGTGCCAACAGCCGTGAGGCCATGCAGCAGGTGCGGGCAAGTCTCGGCGATGATGCCCTGATCCTCGCCAACCGTCCCGTCGACGGCGGTGTCGAGGTCCTGGCCCTGGCCGACGAGGCCGCGACATCCATGACCGAACAGGCGGTGGCCGCCGAGGCGATGCAGCCCGCGGTCCGGCGTCAGGGCGTCGCCGAGCCTGAGCCGGCACGACGCGACTCCTATTCTGGCGTGGTGAGCGCCACGCCACCCGCGGCCGACGCACCGGCGGCAAGCTCGGCGGCAAGCTCGGCGCCGCCCGAGGATTTCGCTGCCCTTAGCCAGCAGCTGCTGGGTGAGATGCAGGAGATGCGCGAACTGCTCGGCCATCAGGACGCAGGCCGGGCGGGACCCAGCGCCGAACTGCACTGGCAGTTGCTGGCGGCCGGGATCGGTCACGCCCTGGCCGGCGAGCTGCTGGCCGGGCGGCCAGCCGAGCTCGCCGATGCTCCCGCCGACCAGGCGCGCGCCTGGCTCGAGCGCCAGCTGGCGGCACGGCTCAAGGTGGCGCCCCGGGCCGAGGCGCTGCTCGATGAGGGCGGCGTGCTGGCCCTGGTCGGTCCTACCGGCGTCGGCAAGACCACCACCACCGCCAAGCTCGCCGCCCGCTACGTGATGCGTCATGGCCCCGAGCGGGTGGTACTGGTCACCACCGATGCCTACCGCATCGGTGCCCAGGATCAACTGCGCATCTATGCCGAGCTGATGGGCGTCGAGATGCATGCCCTGGAGGCGGACCGCCCCCTGGAGAGCCTGCTGCCGCAGCTGGTCGACAAGCATCTGGTACTGGTCGATACCGTCGGCATGAGCCAACGCGACCGGCGCCTGCTCGAGCAGATCGCCCACCTGCGCGGGGACAGTCGCGCCGTGCGCCTGGTGCTGCTGCTCAATGCTGCCAGTCAGGGCGAGACCATCGACGAGGTGGTGACCACCTACCTCAAGACGGCTCGGGCCATGGGCGGTCGGCTCGAGGATGCCATCCTCACCAAGCAGGACGAGGCCGCCCGGCTGGGTGGGGCGCTGGATACCCTGATTCGCCATGGCCTGACCCTGCATTTCGTCTCCCATGGCCAGCGCGTGCCCGAGGATCTGGCCGTGGCCGATGGCGCGGCCCTGATCGGCGAGGCCCTCGAGGTGGGGGGCGCCTCCCCCTTCGCGAGCCCTCGGGGCATCGAGCCACCGAGCGGTGGGTCCCCCGGCGGGGCGGCGTTGTTCGGCCAGGCCCGGGCGATGGGGGCGTTGTGGCGACTGCTGGACGAGCGGGTGCCCGGCTTCGGGACCCTGGCCGACGCCTGGGCGCTGGGCTCGCTGCCCTCACGCCTGCAGGGAGAGCGGCTGGCGCCCTTGTATGAGCGAGTGCCGATGACCTCCACCAGCCTGCTGTGGGCGCGGGCGTCGACCCTGCCCGGTGAGGACTGGATGCTGCCCCATCTGGCGCTGGATGCCACCGGGCGGCCGCTGGCTCAGCCGTTTCCCGAGCACCGGCTGGTGGCCGGGCAAGGTGAGCGGATGGCCTGGGCCGAGACGACCCTGGGCGTGAGTGCTCACTTGCTGCCCCGGCTGCCCGATGCCCGGCTCAGGGCCTGGTTGGAGGCGCGCGGCAGCGGCTGGCTGAGCCAGGCTCAGGCCAACAGTCGGGTGCGGTATCGTGGCGAACGCCTGGCCCTGTCGGCGCTGGTCACGGAGGCTCGGGCGCTGCCCCCGGTCTCGCTGCGCTACCGGGGGCAGACGGTCAGCGTCTCGATCGCGCGGCTGGCGGTTCGCTGCACCGGCCCCGGAGAGGGCGAGCCCATGTGGGCCTGGTTTGCCGAGGTGCACGGGCAGGATAGTGGTGCGGTGCTGACGCGCCGCTATGCGATGTCGCCGGCCTGGTGGCCGGCCGAGCGCGGCCGTTCGGCATTGCTCGAACAGCTCGCCGCCGACGAGCTGCCGACCCTGGCACGTCACGCCGCACGGGAATTGGCAGGCACCGGGCCGCTGGCCATCGACGGTGAACTGCGGACCTTCATGGCCGGCGGCATCGCGGCACTCGCCATGCACCTGGAGCAGGCCGAGGACGACTGGGCGATGGATGCTCGCGCCCAGCTGCTGCGTCTCGCCGGGGGCCGCCGGCCTCGACGGGCCAGGACCCTGCTCGATGGCTTGATTCAGGTGCTGGAGGCCCGTGAGGCGATGCGCCACTTCGCTGAGCAGGAGGCGTGGTGA
- the pth gene encoding aminoacyl-tRNA hydrolase, translated as MSQLKAIIGLGNPGADYDATRHNAGAWLVESLARDHHATLRAERKFQGLYAKITLAGQDLHLLYPQTFMNKSGGSVAALTKFFKLAPEELLVAHDELDIAPGTARYKQGGGHGGHNGLRDIIASLGNAKDFHRLRIGIGHPGEARQVVNYVLGRPGKAERAAIDATLDEIERTLPDAVAGDWARAMNRLHSFKG; from the coding sequence ATGAGTCAGCTGAAAGCGATCATCGGCCTTGGCAACCCGGGCGCCGACTACGATGCGACCCGGCACAATGCCGGCGCCTGGCTGGTAGAGTCCCTGGCCCGCGATCATCACGCAACCCTGCGCGCCGAGCGCAAGTTCCAGGGGCTCTATGCCAAGATCACCCTGGCCGGTCAGGACCTGCACCTGCTCTACCCTCAGACCTTCATGAACAAGAGCGGCGGCTCGGTGGCCGCGCTGACCAAGTTCTTCAAGCTGGCCCCGGAAGAGCTGCTGGTCGCCCACGACGAACTGGATATCGCCCCCGGCACCGCCCGCTACAAGCAGGGCGGCGGCCACGGTGGCCATAACGGCCTGCGCGATATCATCGCCTCGCTGGGCAACGCCAAGGACTTCCATCGCCTGCGCATCGGCATCGGCCACCCCGGCGAGGCCCGCCAGGTCGTCAACTATGTGCTCGGCCGCCCCGGCAAGGCCGAACGCGCCGCCATCGATGCGACCCTGGACGAGATCGAGCGCACCCTGCCGGATGCCGTCGCCGGCGACTGGGCCCGGGCCATGAACCGCCTGCACAGCTTCAAGGGCTGA
- a CDS encoding HDOD domain-containing protein, which produces MSQHADRRYQVTLHPIFDRDFVHLGDHLQYRSDDEDHGLEAAANACSLALYEIGLDNLLDDRALYIDLPVAWLARPELWPMPAKRMVIGLLGTTALGEAELEGLDVLKARGYRLMSGTDQDSALTALADVVRLDAGRDLDDPRLAGWQTGSQPMLATGVDDDTRLEAARHAGCTLFTGGYLASPRRHRRSVSGTHGNKGIQIRLVSELYREDVDLSAINDLIVQIPHLHVAIIKRANSSFFGQADRQSSLMRAMQVLGLQELRTLVATMLLSSNFPSSRLTLRLALVRAFMCEQLAQPFSDIDAYDAFTTGLFSLMDVLLETDRQTLLAEVPLGPAITGAIETRRGSLGALLSLAEDYEALAGEPDAQADSARLRDCYLAAQQRTEALMQMTL; this is translated from the coding sequence ATGTCTCAGCATGCCGATCGTCGGTACCAGGTTACCCTGCACCCGATCTTCGACCGTGACTTCGTCCACCTGGGCGATCACCTGCAATACCGCAGCGACGACGAAGATCACGGACTGGAGGCCGCCGCCAATGCCTGTAGCCTGGCGCTCTACGAGATCGGCCTCGATAACCTGCTCGACGATCGCGCCCTCTACATCGACCTGCCGGTGGCATGGCTGGCTCGCCCCGAGCTGTGGCCGATGCCGGCCAAACGCATGGTGATCGGCCTGCTCGGCACCACCGCCTTGGGCGAAGCGGAGCTGGAGGGGCTCGATGTCCTCAAGGCTCGCGGCTATCGGCTGATGAGCGGCACTGACCAGGACTCGGCTCTCACCGCCCTGGCCGACGTGGTCCGCCTGGACGCCGGCCGCGATCTGGACGATCCACGTCTCGCCGGGTGGCAGACCGGGAGTCAGCCGATGCTGGCCACCGGAGTCGATGACGATACCCGCCTGGAGGCCGCTCGCCACGCCGGCTGCACCCTCTTCACCGGCGGCTACCTGGCCAGCCCTCGACGACACCGCCGTTCGGTCTCCGGCACCCATGGCAACAAGGGCATCCAGATCCGCCTGGTCAGCGAGCTGTATCGCGAGGACGTCGACCTGTCCGCCATCAACGATCTGATCGTGCAGATTCCGCACCTCCATGTGGCCATCATCAAGCGCGCCAACTCGAGCTTCTTCGGTCAGGCCGACCGGCAGTCCTCGCTGATGCGCGCCATGCAGGTGCTAGGCCTGCAGGAGCTGCGCACCCTGGTGGCCACCATGCTGCTGTCGAGCAACTTCCCCTCCTCTCGACTGACGCTGAGACTCGCCCTGGTGCGGGCCTTCATGTGCGAGCAGCTGGCCCAGCCATTCTCCGACATCGACGCCTACGACGCCTTCACCACCGGGCTCTTCTCGCTGATGGACGTGCTGCTGGAGACGGATCGCCAGACCCTGCTGGCCGAGGTGCCGCTGGGCCCGGCGATCACCGGCGCCATCGAGACGCGCCGTGGCTCGCTGGGAGCCTTGCTGAGCCTCGCCGAGGATTACGAGGCGTTGGCAGGAGAGCCCGATGCCCAGGCCGACAGCGCCCGGCTGCGGGACTGCTACCTGGCCGCCCAGCAGCGCACCGAGGCACTCATGCAGATGACGCTCTAG
- a CDS encoding flagellar protein FlhE translates to MRGAGKLALATLACLAALWMASSIQAAGSWVASAPPLTVAVPGRVASSGVLLPADPARVGGQGIAAVSWRFRLPAGRALEARLCQADRCLMLATSRGRRTAPQAWRADAPLRFRFRLPEGERRALRVEDLQVIVEHRRRAPSHK, encoded by the coding sequence ATGAGGGGAGCTGGCAAGCTCGCCCTGGCCACTCTTGCGTGTCTCGCGGCGCTGTGGATGGCGTCATCCATTCAGGCCGCCGGCAGCTGGGTGGCCAGCGCGCCGCCGCTCACCGTGGCGGTGCCAGGGCGGGTGGCGAGTTCCGGCGTCCTGTTGCCGGCGGATCCGGCCAGGGTTGGAGGGCAGGGGATCGCCGCGGTGTCCTGGCGTTTTCGCCTGCCGGCCGGACGTGCCCTGGAGGCCAGGCTATGCCAGGCGGACCGTTGCCTGATGCTTGCCACGTCCCGGGGACGACGCACCGCACCGCAGGCCTGGCGGGCCGATGCACCGCTGCGCTTTCGCTTTCGGCTGCCCGAAGGCGAGCGCCGGGCCCTGCGGGTCGAGGACCTTCAGGTGATCGTCGAGCATCGCCGTCGCGCGCCATCGCACAAATAA
- the ychF gene encoding redox-regulated ATPase YchF — MGFNCGIVGLPNVGKSTLFNALTKSGIDAENFPFCTIEPNVGIVPMPDPRLDRLAEIVSPEKVIPTTMEFVDIAGLVAGASKGEGLGNKFLANIRETDAIAHVVRCFDNDNVIHVANQVDPEADIEIINMELALADLDTVERAIQRLVRVAKGGDKEAVATKAILERIQPHLAEGQPLRSFGLDDDEQRQLKSFGFLTLKPTMYIANVNDDGFENNPYLDKVREIAAAEGAMVVPVCNQIEAEIAELEDEERAMFLDELGMDEPGLDRVIRAGYELLGLQTYFTAGVKEVRAWTVKVGATAPEGAGVIHTDFQKGFIRAEVVAYDDFVSLGGEQGAKDAGKWRLEGKDYILKDGDVVHFRFNV; from the coding sequence ATGGGTTTCAACTGCGGTATCGTCGGCCTGCCCAACGTCGGCAAGTCCACCCTCTTCAATGCCCTGACCAAGTCGGGCATCGACGCCGAGAACTTTCCCTTCTGCACCATCGAGCCCAACGTCGGCATCGTGCCGATGCCGGATCCGCGCCTCGACAGGCTGGCCGAGATCGTGAGCCCCGAGAAGGTGATCCCCACCACCATGGAGTTCGTCGATATCGCGGGCCTCGTCGCCGGCGCCTCCAAGGGCGAAGGGCTCGGGAACAAGTTCCTGGCCAACATCCGCGAGACCGATGCCATCGCCCATGTGGTGCGCTGCTTCGACAACGACAACGTCATCCATGTCGCCAACCAGGTCGATCCCGAGGCGGACATCGAGATCATCAACATGGAACTGGCGCTTGCCGATCTGGACACCGTCGAGCGTGCCATCCAGCGCCTGGTGCGGGTCGCCAAGGGCGGCGACAAGGAGGCCGTCGCCACCAAGGCCATCCTCGAGCGCATCCAGCCGCACCTGGCCGAGGGCCAGCCGCTGAGAAGCTTCGGCCTCGATGATGACGAGCAGCGCCAGCTCAAGAGCTTCGGCTTCCTGACCCTGAAGCCGACCATGTATATCGCCAACGTCAACGACGACGGCTTCGAGAACAACCCCTACCTGGACAAGGTCCGCGAGATCGCCGCCGCCGAGGGCGCCATGGTGGTGCCGGTCTGCAACCAGATCGAGGCGGAGATCGCCGAGCTCGAAGACGAGGAGCGCGCTATGTTCCTCGACGAGCTGGGCATGGACGAGCCGGGCCTCGACCGCGTGATTCGTGCCGGCTATGAGCTGCTGGGCCTGCAGACTTATTTCACCGCCGGGGTGAAGGAGGTGCGCGCCTGGACCGTCAAGGTCGGCGCCACGGCTCCGGAAGGCGCCGGCGTGATCCATACCGACTTCCAGAAGGGCTTCATCCGCGCCGAGGTGGTCGCCTACGACGACTTCGTGTCCCTGGGTGGCGAGCAGGGCGCCAAGGATGCCGGCAAGTGGCGCCTGGAAGGCAAGGACTACATCCTCAAGGACGGTGACGTGGTGCACTTCCGCTTCAACGTCTGA
- a CDS encoding DMT family transporter has product MMWIPLAFVLLFSTGFICARLGTMDAEPFTLLLVRSLVVLPVLAAILWLRRSPRRWGDGGQRLRQMGVGMLLHGAYLGGVFAAVKAGLPAGLTALLVSLHPLATAALSLPLLGVRLGPRQWMGLGLGALGASLVLGGGLDVSEGWPVIGLVWCLVALVGVSGATLWQKRLSGGMGLVEGLVFQYLGAALVFAIAAGWVGSFTFDPTPRLLLTLTWLVGAISVGAIWLLMMMIERGEAHQVARTFFLVPPCAAVMAWLLFDEQWTAPMILGASLVVAGLALDRPRAAAPAKASEPDAPAASEDGRGR; this is encoded by the coding sequence ATGATGTGGATCCCGCTGGCCTTCGTGCTGCTGTTCTCGACCGGTTTCATCTGTGCGCGCCTGGGCACCATGGACGCCGAGCCCTTCACCCTGCTGCTGGTACGCAGCCTGGTGGTTCTACCGGTGCTGGCGGCCATCCTGTGGCTGCGTCGCTCCCCCCGCCGGTGGGGTGATGGCGGCCAGCGTCTGCGCCAGATGGGCGTCGGCATGCTGCTGCATGGCGCCTACCTGGGAGGCGTCTTCGCCGCCGTCAAGGCCGGCCTGCCCGCCGGCCTCACGGCCCTGCTGGTCAGCCTGCATCCTCTGGCGACGGCGGCCCTCTCGCTGCCGCTGCTCGGCGTGCGACTGGGCCCCAGGCAATGGATGGGGTTGGGGCTGGGCGCGCTGGGCGCCAGCCTGGTGCTGGGCGGTGGCCTGGATGTTTCCGAGGGGTGGCCGGTGATCGGGCTCGTCTGGTGCCTGGTGGCGCTGGTCGGCGTGTCGGGCGCGACCCTGTGGCAGAAGCGGCTGAGCGGCGGTATGGGCCTGGTCGAGGGGCTGGTCTTCCAGTACCTGGGCGCGGCGCTGGTGTTCGCCATCGCCGCCGGCTGGGTCGGCAGCTTCACCTTCGACCCCACGCCTCGCCTGCTGCTGACCCTGACCTGGCTGGTCGGCGCCATCTCGGTGGGCGCCATCTGGCTGTTGATGATGATGATCGAACGGGGCGAGGCTCATCAGGTCGCCCGCACCTTCTTCCTGGTGCCCCCCTGCGCCGCGGTGATGGCCTGGCTGCTGTTCGACGAACAGTGGACGGCGCCGATGATCCTCGGCGCCTCCCTGGTGGTGGCGGGGCTGGCCCTGGATCGCCCTCGGGCCGCCGCGCCCGCAAAGGCATCGGAGCCGGACGCTCCGGCCGCCAGCGAGGACGGCCGGGGCCGCTAG
- a CDS encoding carboxy terminal-processing peptidase, protein MRRIAVMGRLGAITLMLTLSAMALAQPQPSEAQRQVAAEVADSLRYGHYADISLTNSWSRRAYQRYLDILDPQRAYLLERDVEEFRDSLGGRVDDVLYDGDLEPAFALYQRYQTRLEARLEWILAKLDDGLPYHYDTDERLALEREDAPWADKQHVLDDLWDKRLKNSALTMLLSDQDEAEVVKTLRDRYENQLNRIRQTNEEDIFGLFMAAVTGTIDPHTEYLSPRQGESFDIQMRLSLEGIGALLQADGEYVKVSSLVPGGPAEKAGVLEPADRIVAVGQGDDGEMTNVVGMRLDEVVDLIRGPKGSRVLLDVVPAQSVDMTRSHIVEIVRDTVNLEDQAASSEVVEITREDGVHRIGVIDIPTFYVDFDAWQAGEEDYRSTTRDVAKEIRALKAQDVEGIVLDLRNNGGGALQEANSLIGLFIDRGPTVQVRDARGRISLYGDTDSGTLYDGPLTVLVNRLSASASEILAGAIQDYGRGLVVGNRTFGKGTVQTLNELSHGEVKLTRAKFYRISGESTQHRGVEPDIVFPSLIDPEVIGESSLDNALPWDTVRAVQYRLYGTPWRHLEALSAAHQDRIATHPNFVYLQKQAELSRHLRDQQTSVSLNREQRKREMQAQEAEQLSLENQRRRALGLETLEDWSQARGGATETESGAPLDAEEPAPIDRAQVIESAEILLDYAYLRTNGRQLSGLD, encoded by the coding sequence ATGAGACGGATTGCAGTCATGGGGCGGTTGGGCGCCATCACCCTGATGCTGACGCTGAGCGCCATGGCCCTGGCCCAGCCGCAGCCGAGCGAGGCCCAGCGCCAGGTCGCGGCCGAGGTCGCCGACTCCCTGCGCTACGGCCACTACGCGGATATCAGCCTCACCAACAGCTGGTCGCGTCGCGCCTATCAACGCTACCTGGACATTCTCGACCCCCAGCGAGCCTATCTGCTCGAGCGGGATGTCGAGGAATTTCGCGACAGCCTCGGCGGTCGCGTCGACGACGTGCTCTACGACGGTGACCTGGAACCGGCCTTCGCGCTCTACCAGCGCTATCAGACACGCCTCGAGGCGCGCCTCGAGTGGATCCTCGCCAAGCTCGATGACGGCCTCCCCTATCACTACGACACCGACGAGCGGCTGGCCCTGGAGCGCGAGGACGCCCCCTGGGCCGACAAGCAGCATGTTCTGGATGACCTCTGGGACAAGCGGCTGAAGAATTCCGCCCTGACCATGCTGCTCAGCGACCAGGACGAGGCCGAGGTGGTCAAGACCCTGCGCGACCGCTACGAGAACCAGCTGAATCGTATCCGTCAGACCAACGAAGAGGATATCTTCGGTCTGTTCATGGCGGCGGTCACCGGCACCATCGACCCCCACACCGAATACCTGTCGCCGCGCCAGGGCGAGTCCTTCGATATCCAGATGCGCCTGTCCCTGGAAGGCATCGGCGCCCTGCTGCAGGCCGACGGCGAGTACGTCAAGGTCTCGAGCCTGGTTCCGGGCGGCCCCGCCGAGAAGGCCGGCGTGCTCGAGCCCGCCGATCGCATCGTGGCCGTCGGCCAGGGCGATGACGGCGAGATGACCAACGTGGTCGGCATGCGTCTCGATGAAGTGGTCGACCTGATTCGCGGCCCCAAGGGCTCCAGGGTGCTGCTGGACGTGGTCCCCGCCCAGTCGGTGGACATGACCCGCTCGCATATCGTCGAGATCGTGCGTGACACCGTCAATCTGGAGGATCAGGCGGCCAGCAGCGAAGTCGTCGAGATCACCCGCGAGGACGGCGTCCACCGCATCGGCGTGATCGACATTCCCACCTTCTACGTCGACTTCGATGCCTGGCAGGCCGGCGAGGAAGACTACCGCAGCACGACCCGCGACGTGGCCAAGGAGATCCGCGCTCTCAAGGCTCAGGATGTGGAAGGCATCGTGCTGGACCTGCGCAACAACGGCGGCGGCGCCCTGCAGGAGGCCAATTCGCTGATCGGCCTGTTCATCGACCGCGGTCCCACCGTCCAGGTCCGCGACGCCCGAGGGCGCATCAGCCTGTATGGCGACACCGACAGCGGCACTCTCTATGACGGCCCGCTGACGGTGCTGGTCAATCGCCTGTCGGCCTCCGCCTCCGAGATCCTGGCAGGCGCCATCCAGGACTATGGCCGCGGCCTGGTGGTGGGCAACCGCACCTTCGGCAAGGGTACCGTGCAGACTCTCAACGAGCTCAGTCATGGCGAGGTGAAGCTGACCCGTGCCAAGTTCTACCGCATCTCGGGGGAAAGCACCCAGCATCGCGGCGTCGAGCCCGATATCGTCTTCCCGAGCCTGATCGACCCGGAGGTGATCGGCGAGAGCAGCCTCGACAACGCCCTGCCCTGGGACACCGTACGCGCCGTCCAGTATCGGCTCTACGGCACCCCCTGGCGCCATCTCGAGGCTCTGTCCGCGGCGCACCAGGATCGTATCGCCACGCACCCCAACTTCGTCTATCTGCAGAAGCAGGCCGAGCTCTCGCGCCACCTGCGCGATCAGCAGACTAGCGTCAGTCTGAATCGCGAACAGCGTAAGCGGGAGATGCAGGCCCAGGAAGCCGAACAGCTGTCGCTTGAGAACCAGCGCCGCCGCGCCCTGGGGCTCGAAACCCTCGAGGACTGGAGTCAGGCCCGTGGTGGCGCGACCGAGACAGAGTCCGGCGCGCCACTGGATGCCGAAGAACCCGCCCCCATCGATCGTGCTCAGGTGATCGAGAGCGCCGAAATCCTGCTCGACTACGCGTACCTCAGGACCAACGGGCGCCAGCTCAGCGGATTGGACTGA
- a CDS encoding RNA polymerase sigma factor FliA, whose protein sequence is MYTAQGKIDQQALLEQYLPVVRRQALSLQVKLPAGVELDDLIQAGMVGLLDALGRFDAKAGASFTTFASQRIRGAMIDELRTRDWMPRSVRRNARSVDASVRRLEQELGRAPEEREIAADLDMPLEAYRQLLSDTNSGHLLPFEELVAESGEPQAGALGPQSPFAALVDSQQREQLVAAIEALPEREKLLMALYYQEELNLKEIGAVLGVTESRVCQLHSQAVSRLRARMAAGT, encoded by the coding sequence ATGTACACGGCACAGGGCAAGATCGATCAACAGGCACTCCTCGAGCAGTACCTGCCGGTGGTCAGACGCCAGGCGCTGTCGCTGCAGGTCAAGCTGCCGGCGGGCGTCGAGCTGGATGATCTGATCCAGGCGGGGATGGTGGGGTTGCTGGACGCCCTGGGGCGCTTCGATGCCAAGGCCGGCGCCAGTTTCACCACCTTCGCCAGCCAGCGCATCCGTGGCGCCATGATCGATGAACTGCGCACCCGGGACTGGATGCCGCGCAGCGTGCGGCGCAATGCCCGCAGTGTGGATGCCAGCGTACGACGCCTGGAGCAGGAGCTAGGCCGAGCCCCGGAGGAGCGGGAGATCGCCGCCGATCTGGACATGCCCCTGGAGGCTTACCGCCAGCTGCTGAGCGACACCAACAGCGGCCACCTGCTGCCCTTCGAGGAACTGGTGGCCGAGAGCGGCGAGCCCCAGGCGGGCGCCCTGGGGCCGCAGTCTCCCTTCGCGGCTCTGGTCGATAGCCAGCAGCGCGAGCAGCTGGTGGCGGCCATCGAGGCGCTTCCGGAACGCGAGAAACTGCTAATGGCGCTGTACTATCAGGAAGAACTGAACCTGAAGGAAATCGGTGCGGTGCTCGGCGTCACCGAATCCCGAGTCTGCCAGCTGCACAGTCAGGCGGTCAGTCGCCTGCGAGCACGGATGGCGGCAGGGACCTGA